The following are from one region of the Sandaracinus amylolyticus genome:
- a CDS encoding DNA adenine methylase gives MIKYLGSKRVLIEWILDAVRATGRAETVLDLFSGTSRVGHALKRAGHRVIANDHNAYAHALARCYVQADREDVEHDARRLIAELSALPGRAGWFTETYCERARYFQPKNGARIEAIREEIARKSLPPELESVLLVSLMEAADRVDSTTGVQMAFLKSWAARAHNDLELRLPEVLPRARAGKGEAHALDAREAAATLEADVAYVDPPYNQHSYLGNYHVWETLVRWDRPDVYGIACKRVDVRERQSAFNRKREASEALARLFARLRARAIVVSFSDEGYVDREAMVAMLRERGEVAVIERDHKRYVGAQIGIYNPRGQKVGEVSHLRNTEYLFVVTERPLALAAE, from the coding sequence GTGATCAAGTACCTGGGCAGCAAGCGCGTGCTGATCGAGTGGATCCTCGACGCCGTGCGCGCGACCGGGCGCGCGGAGACGGTGCTCGATCTCTTCTCGGGCACGTCGCGCGTGGGGCACGCGCTCAAGCGCGCGGGGCACCGGGTGATCGCGAACGATCACAACGCGTACGCGCACGCGCTGGCGCGCTGCTACGTGCAGGCCGATCGCGAGGACGTGGAGCACGACGCGCGGCGGCTGATCGCGGAGCTCTCCGCGCTGCCGGGGCGCGCCGGGTGGTTCACCGAGACGTACTGCGAGCGCGCGCGTTACTTCCAGCCGAAGAACGGCGCGCGCATCGAGGCGATCCGCGAGGAGATCGCGAGGAAGTCGCTGCCCCCCGAGCTCGAGTCGGTGCTGCTCGTGTCGCTGATGGAGGCGGCGGATCGCGTCGACTCGACCACCGGCGTGCAGATGGCCTTCCTCAAGTCGTGGGCGGCCCGCGCGCACAACGATCTCGAGCTGCGGTTGCCCGAGGTGCTGCCGCGCGCGCGAGCGGGGAAGGGCGAGGCGCACGCGCTCGACGCGCGCGAGGCAGCGGCGACGCTCGAGGCCGACGTCGCGTACGTCGACCCGCCGTACAACCAGCACTCGTACCTCGGCAACTACCACGTGTGGGAGACGCTGGTGCGCTGGGATCGCCCCGACGTCTACGGCATCGCGTGCAAGCGCGTCGACGTGCGGGAGCGGCAGAGCGCGTTCAACCGCAAGCGCGAGGCGAGCGAGGCGCTCGCGAGGCTCTTCGCGCGACTCCGGGCGCGCGCGATCGTCGTGTCGTTCAGCGACGAGGGCTACGTCGATCGCGAGGCGATGGTCGCGATGCTGCGCGAGCGGGGCGAGGTCGCGGTGATCGAGCGCGACCACAAGCGCTACGTCGGAGCGCAGATCGGGATCTACAACCCGCGCGGCCAGAAGGTCGGCGAGGTCTCGCACCTGCGCAACACCGAGTACCTCTTCGTCGTCACCGAGCGCCCGCTCGCGCTCGCGGCGGAGTGA
- a CDS encoding response regulator, translating into MAVSRPVELEDLPAWRAHVLVATADAAERASIADALRKDGHLVSAVEDGVELLEHLDASEPTSRAHLVIADVELDGFTGLEVLGMTDGTSDRPPVVLLSSRIDLPMRAAARQFGAASLVPKPFDMDELRLLVGSILRPHYRSPARAA; encoded by the coding sequence ATGGCAGTCTCGCGTCCAGTCGAGCTCGAGGATCTCCCCGCGTGGCGCGCCCACGTCCTCGTGGCGACCGCTGACGCAGCCGAGCGCGCGTCGATCGCGGACGCGCTCCGCAAGGACGGTCACCTCGTCAGCGCCGTCGAGGACGGAGTCGAGCTCCTCGAGCACCTCGACGCGTCCGAGCCGACCTCGCGCGCGCACCTCGTGATCGCCGACGTCGAGCTCGATGGGTTCACGGGGCTCGAGGTGCTCGGTATGACCGACGGCACGTCGGACCGTCCCCCGGTCGTGCTGCTCTCGTCGCGCATCGATCTGCCGATGCGCGCCGCGGCTCGCCAGTTCGGAGCGGCCTCGCTCGTGCCCAAGCCGTTCGACATGGACGAGCTGCGTCTGCTCGTCGGATCGATCCTGCGTCCGCACTATCGGTCTCCCGCCCGCGCCGCGTGA
- a CDS encoding sigma-70 family RNA polymerase sigma factor, which produces MRATTDDLSLAQLRRTAAAAPMLGADVEQEYLRRIQDHDDARALRALLDAHLRLVVATAARFARSGVSAAELVAEGNLGLVEAARRFDPEKGTRFSTYAAWWVRARISRFAMGNRRIVAAPSTRNARKLLAGMRSVERKLQQASGERPSREMIAAVTGTSAEDVAMVESALSARDVSVGPTEEDGSSVELGANDPSPEQAIADAEECERRERIVALALAQLDRREREVVQRRILEEDGETLAEIGRMLGLSRERVRQIEARAKRKLRAVLVAEVA; this is translated from the coding sequence ATGCGCGCCACCACCGACGACCTCTCGCTCGCCCAGCTCCGCCGCACCGCCGCCGCGGCCCCGATGCTCGGGGCGGACGTGGAGCAGGAGTACCTGCGTCGCATCCAGGACCACGACGACGCACGCGCGCTCCGGGCACTGCTGGACGCGCACCTCCGCCTGGTCGTCGCGACGGCGGCGCGCTTCGCGCGCTCGGGGGTGTCGGCCGCGGAGCTGGTCGCCGAGGGGAACCTCGGGCTCGTGGAGGCGGCGCGCCGCTTCGATCCCGAGAAGGGCACGCGCTTCTCGACGTACGCGGCCTGGTGGGTGCGCGCGCGGATCAGCCGCTTCGCGATGGGCAATCGCCGCATCGTCGCGGCGCCCTCGACCCGCAACGCGCGCAAGCTCCTCGCGGGGATGCGCAGCGTCGAGCGCAAGCTGCAGCAGGCGAGCGGCGAGCGCCCTTCGCGCGAGATGATCGCGGCGGTGACCGGCACGTCGGCGGAGGACGTCGCGATGGTCGAGAGCGCGCTCTCGGCGCGCGACGTCTCGGTGGGGCCGACCGAGGAGGACGGCAGCTCGGTCGAGCTCGGCGCGAACGATCCGTCGCCCGAGCAGGCGATCGCCGACGCCGAGGAATGCGAACGCCGCGAGCGCATCGTGGCCCTCGCGCTCGCGCAGCTCGATCGTCGCGAGCGCGAGGTGGTGCAGCGGCGGATCCTCGAGGAGGACGGCGAGACCCTCGCGGAGATCGGGCGGATGCTCGGCCTCTCGCGCGAGCGTGTGCGGCAGATCGAGGCGCGCGCGAAGCGGAAGCTGCGCGCCGTGCTGGTGGCCGAGGTCGCGTGA
- a CDS encoding DUF2914 domain-containing protein, which translates to MVGPRSIQNLRRRGIASLLVASALLVAAPVSADPPGDDVAREARSAQTTGEESEAVDGLRITEITLARNIEAGQVVDPTTTFAATDGRVMVLIRVENTTGAETDIRVSFERADREVAASGSGGVTLHIPARPRYRTQARTGTRAPGRYRVVVRTAAGNVLGTADYEVTG; encoded by the coding sequence ATGGTGGGACCTCGTTCGATCCAGAACCTTCGTCGTCGCGGGATCGCGTCGCTGCTCGTCGCGTCCGCATTGCTCGTCGCCGCGCCAGTGTCCGCCGATCCGCCGGGGGACGACGTCGCGCGCGAGGCGCGCAGCGCGCAGACCACCGGTGAGGAGAGCGAGGCCGTCGACGGTCTGCGCATCACCGAGATCACCCTCGCGCGCAACATCGAGGCGGGCCAGGTCGTCGATCCGACGACGACGTTCGCCGCGACCGACGGGCGCGTGATGGTGCTGATCCGCGTCGAGAACACGACCGGCGCGGAGACCGACATCCGCGTCTCGTTCGAGCGCGCCGATCGCGAGGTCGCGGCGAGCGGATCGGGCGGCGTGACGCTGCACATCCCGGCGCGCCCGCGCTACCGCACCCAGGCGCGCACCGGCACGCGCGCGCCCGGTCGTTATCGCGTCGTCGTGCGCACCGCCGCCGGCAACGTGCTCGGCACCGCGGACTACGAAGTCACCGGGTGA
- a CDS encoding ATP-binding cassette domain-containing protein, translating to MSLVVLESATVSFGARSIFEDLSLRVAEGDRIGLIGPNGSGKSTLLRVLSGEQQLDSGSLRRSRGVRVGWLPQDIVVEGGKRLLEFVRSSVPGRNEIEGELAAAEKDYEKALADQREGNDEVLLDAAARLADLHERIARFDALFSEHEAIKILAGLGFEQKDLQRDVGEFSGGWKMRAVLAALLFQQPDVMLLDEPTNHLDMPSVAWFSEFLQKYSRAFVLISHDREFLNEQARRIVTFEVEGVRQYPGNYEKYLELRAEEETILENKAKNIEREREKTEQFINRFRAQANKAKAVQSRIKALDKMESVETYRKRRAMSFTFPPVGRAGQDVVKIAGLRKAYGDHVVLPDVSLTVYRGDRIGIVGPNGAGKTTLLKMIAGELAPDRGTIELGHNVQPGYYAQHHAETLHPRSTVYDEVSGVNRELGQTRVRSVLGAFLFSGDDVDKPIQVLSGGERARVALARLMVKPGNFLLLDEPTNHLDLASCESLIESLESYDGTMLFVSHNRALVRRLANKIWLVEGGQVLEYPGNLDDYMALSRARISGEQTPEPVKSAPVKQSAPVVVQVPEAPRNREDDKARKREEARLREQRSKKIAPLKKKVDEILARIAELEAKQAERNQKLCDPAVAMPDAERFAMLTAMQTDAEKIEELTGRWEHAQEELEAAEKELGAG from the coding sequence GTGTCTCTCGTCGTCCTGGAGTCCGCGACCGTCTCGTTCGGTGCGCGATCGATCTTCGAAGACCTCTCGCTGCGCGTCGCCGAGGGCGATCGCATCGGGCTCATCGGTCCGAACGGGTCCGGCAAGAGCACGCTCTTGCGTGTTCTCTCGGGCGAGCAGCAGCTCGACAGCGGCTCGCTGCGGCGCTCGCGCGGCGTGCGCGTCGGGTGGCTCCCCCAGGACATCGTGGTCGAGGGCGGCAAGCGCCTCCTCGAGTTCGTCCGCTCGAGCGTGCCTGGTCGCAACGAGATCGAGGGCGAGCTCGCCGCCGCGGAGAAGGACTACGAGAAGGCGCTCGCCGATCAGCGCGAAGGCAATGACGAGGTGCTGCTCGACGCCGCGGCGCGCCTCGCCGATCTGCACGAGCGCATCGCGCGCTTCGACGCGCTCTTCAGCGAGCACGAGGCGATCAAGATCCTCGCGGGCCTCGGCTTCGAGCAGAAGGATCTGCAGCGCGACGTCGGCGAGTTCTCCGGCGGCTGGAAGATGCGCGCGGTGCTCGCGGCCCTGCTCTTCCAGCAGCCCGACGTGATGCTGCTCGACGAGCCGACGAACCACCTCGACATGCCCTCGGTCGCGTGGTTCAGCGAGTTCCTCCAGAAGTACTCGCGCGCGTTCGTGCTCATCTCGCACGACCGCGAGTTCCTCAACGAGCAGGCGCGCCGCATCGTGACCTTCGAGGTCGAGGGCGTGCGGCAGTACCCCGGCAACTACGAGAAGTACCTCGAGCTCCGCGCCGAAGAGGAGACGATCCTCGAGAACAAGGCGAAGAACATCGAGCGCGAGCGCGAGAAGACCGAGCAGTTCATCAACCGGTTCCGCGCCCAGGCGAACAAGGCGAAGGCGGTGCAGAGCCGCATCAAGGCGCTCGACAAGATGGAGAGCGTCGAGACGTACCGGAAGCGCCGCGCGATGAGCTTCACGTTCCCGCCGGTCGGTCGCGCCGGGCAGGACGTCGTGAAGATCGCGGGCCTGCGCAAGGCGTACGGCGATCACGTCGTGCTGCCCGACGTGAGTCTCACGGTGTACCGCGGCGATCGCATCGGCATCGTGGGCCCGAACGGCGCGGGCAAGACGACGCTGCTCAAGATGATCGCGGGCGAGCTCGCGCCGGATCGCGGGACGATCGAGCTCGGGCACAACGTGCAGCCCGGCTACTACGCGCAGCATCACGCCGAGACGCTGCACCCGCGCAGCACGGTCTACGACGAGGTCTCGGGCGTGAACAGGGAGCTCGGGCAGACGCGCGTGCGCAGCGTGCTCGGCGCGTTCCTGTTCAGCGGCGACGACGTCGACAAGCCGATCCAGGTGCTGAGCGGCGGCGAGCGCGCGCGCGTGGCGCTGGCGCGGCTGATGGTGAAGCCCGGGAACTTCTTGCTCCTCGACGAGCCGACGAACCATCTCGATCTCGCGTCGTGCGAGAGCCTGATCGAGTCGCTCGAGAGCTACGACGGCACGATGCTCTTCGTGAGCCACAACCGCGCGCTGGTGCGGCGTCTCGCGAACAAGATCTGGCTGGTCGAGGGCGGCCAGGTGCTCGAGTACCCGGGCAATCTCGACGACTACATGGCGCTGTCGCGCGCGCGGATCAGCGGCGAGCAGACGCCCGAGCCGGTGAAGAGCGCGCCGGTGAAGCAGAGCGCGCCGGTCGTGGTGCAGGTGCCCGAGGCGCCGCGCAATCGCGAAGACGACAAGGCGAGGAAGCGCGAGGAAGCGCGACTGCGCGAGCAGCGCAGCAAGAAGATCGCGCCGCTGAAGAAGAAGGTCGACGAGATCCTCGCGCGCATCGCGGAGCTCGAGGCGAAGCAGGCGGAGCGCAATCAGAAGCTGTGCGACCCGGCGGTCGCGATGCCCGATGCCGAGCGCTTCGCGATGCTGACCGCGATGCAGACCGACGCCGAGAAGATCGAAGAGCTCACGGGGCGCTGGGAGCACGCCCAGGAAGAGCTCGAGGCGGCGGAGAAGGAGCTCGGGGCGGGCTGA
- a CDS encoding M48 family metallopeptidase, with product MRGVQHPGPEGVASSGARPGPVQRAPGTATRQLSLAFDAAPGGSAPPPAPPPAQAAPPVIAPAPSPPSDPEESARAHIEQVMNSMLGVRVEVELTSNRRTMISSARSGMALRLRLHRMFVEADGAIVEALGRYVKTGDRRASRRLGEFIEQKRDRFVAPRPPRVLRPLGEHHDLLAIYARIESTYFPGALAGVTITWGRHGAAARGRRRKRSIRLGTYTHDERLIRVHPVLDQPWVPAFFVEYIVFHEMLHHVEPAREEDGRTIFHTPEFRRRERAYPDYERALAWERANIGKLLTS from the coding sequence ATGCGCGGCGTGCAGCATCCTGGGCCCGAAGGGGTCGCGTCTTCCGGGGCGCGACCCGGGCCGGTGCAGCGCGCGCCCGGCACCGCGACGCGCCAGCTCTCGCTCGCGTTCGACGCCGCGCCCGGCGGGAGCGCACCGCCGCCGGCTCCTCCTCCTGCGCAGGCCGCGCCCCCGGTGATCGCACCAGCGCCGTCGCCGCCGAGCGATCCCGAGGAGTCGGCCCGCGCCCACATCGAGCAGGTGATGAACTCGATGCTCGGCGTGCGCGTCGAGGTCGAGCTCACGAGCAACCGCCGCACGATGATCTCGAGCGCGCGCAGCGGCATGGCGCTCCGCCTCCGCCTCCACCGCATGTTCGTCGAGGCCGACGGCGCGATCGTCGAGGCGCTCGGCCGCTACGTGAAGACCGGCGATCGCCGCGCATCGCGCCGGCTCGGCGAGTTCATCGAGCAGAAGCGCGATCGTTTCGTCGCGCCGCGCCCTCCGCGCGTGCTGCGCCCGCTCGGCGAGCACCACGACCTGCTCGCGATCTACGCGCGCATCGAGTCGACCTACTTCCCGGGCGCGCTCGCGGGCGTGACGATCACCTGGGGCCGCCACGGCGCGGCGGCGCGCGGTCGTCGCCGCAAGCGCAGCATCCGCCTCGGCACGTACACCCACGACGAGCGCCTCATCCGCGTCCACCCCGTGCTCGATCAGCCGTGGGTCCCCGCGTTCTTCGTCGAGTACATCGTCTTCCACGAGATGCTCCACCACGTGGAGCCGGCGCGCGAAGAAGACGGCCGCACGATCTTCCACACCCCCGAGTTCCGCCGCCGCGAGCGCGCGTATCCGGACTACGAGCGCGCGCTCGCATGGGAGCGCGCGAACATCGGCAAGCTCCTCACGAGCTGA
- a CDS encoding M20/M25/M40 family metallo-hydrolase, with the protein MRAAVRDAFERAQVPLLARLVEQSSCTREPEDVEHAARIFDEAASALGLAIAVHPDPQGRYAAHRVYTTPATRDDDRALALVGHVDTVFPRAMGFAGFVREGDVARGPGVLDMKSGLTAMLFAIGAVRAAAPDVYARLRVRAVCVSDEEVGSPSSRALFASLAPRTSAALVFEAGRRGDLIVTRRRGGGLWTITAHGRASHAGHAHAAGVSAIHAMSLIVPRLEAITDHARGLTVNVGLFTGGSAKNTVPEHAEIGIDARFESARDAAELEARLRAIVDAPFEGLRDVPEKLSSVRFELGGGVTRPPMEASEASQALRLRYEACASRVGLGVGEAALQGGGSDANLLSAAGVPSIDGLGPWGEHFHETSEWSSLESLARRTEALALFLLDEIA; encoded by the coding sequence GTGCGCGCCGCGGTGCGCGACGCGTTCGAGCGCGCGCAGGTGCCTCTGCTCGCGCGGCTCGTCGAGCAGTCGAGCTGCACGCGCGAGCCCGAGGACGTCGAGCACGCGGCCCGGATCTTCGACGAGGCGGCGAGCGCGCTCGGGCTCGCGATCGCGGTGCACCCCGATCCGCAGGGTCGCTATGCCGCACATCGCGTGTACACGACGCCGGCGACGCGCGACGACGATCGTGCGCTCGCGCTGGTCGGCCACGTCGACACCGTGTTCCCGCGCGCGATGGGGTTCGCGGGGTTCGTGCGCGAAGGTGACGTCGCGCGTGGGCCGGGCGTGCTCGACATGAAGTCGGGCTTGACCGCGATGCTCTTCGCGATCGGCGCGGTGCGCGCTGCGGCCCCCGATGTCTACGCGCGGCTCCGGGTGCGCGCCGTGTGCGTGAGCGACGAGGAGGTCGGCTCGCCCTCGTCGCGCGCGCTCTTCGCGAGCCTCGCGCCTCGCACCAGCGCTGCGCTGGTGTTCGAGGCCGGGCGGCGCGGGGATCTGATCGTCACGCGCCGTCGGGGCGGCGGGCTGTGGACGATCACCGCGCACGGTCGCGCATCGCACGCGGGGCACGCGCACGCGGCGGGCGTGAGCGCGATCCACGCGATGTCGCTGATCGTACCGCGGCTCGAGGCGATCACCGATCACGCGCGCGGGCTCACCGTGAACGTCGGGCTCTTCACCGGTGGCAGCGCGAAGAACACGGTGCCCGAGCACGCGGAGATCGGCATCGATGCGCGCTTCGAGAGCGCGCGCGACGCGGCCGAGCTCGAGGCGCGCCTGCGCGCGATCGTCGATGCGCCGTTCGAGGGCCTGCGCGACGTGCCCGAGAAGCTCTCGAGCGTGCGCTTCGAGCTCGGCGGGGGCGTGACGCGGCCGCCGATGGAAGCGAGCGAGGCGAGCCAGGCGCTGCGACTCCGTTACGAGGCCTGCGCGTCGCGCGTGGGCCTCGGCGTGGGCGAGGCGGCGCTCCAGGGAGGCGGCTCCGACGCGAACCTGCTCTCCGCCGCGGGCGTGCCGAGCATCGATGGGCTCGGGCCGTGGGGCGAGCACTTCCACGAGACGAGCGAGTGGAGCAGCCTCGAGAGCCTCGCGCGCCGCACCGAGGCGCTCGCTCTGTTCCTCCTCGACGAGATTGCGTAG
- a CDS encoding peptidylprolyl isomerase — MLDVIQKRFQTVILSILVGLLSATFILTFGGPNSQGCSLNNQGAFAARVHGTTITEGDFRAAYQLVGFQRFPIDRARTLRLRELTMDGLVERELLAHEAERMGFTADSHDVMREVAETGVILSTPPVDAPAGYPGPEIPQSFDDRDGRFSSKNMRRFIQNYLRRSVEEFERWQVRERLAQQTRDAVLATVTVSPQEVREQYQRETDRAQVDYVRFSPVYYRDRVESGDEAIRAWMAEHTEEVDAEYQRQRHRYTGLEEQRRARHILIKASSDAPEADRTAARTRAEELLRRAQAGEDFAALATANSEDTGSARRGGDLGWNARGRMVAPFDEAQFATEPGSITDHVVETNFGYHVIKVEGRREGDVPEDEAKRELAETLYARSRAGELAREQADRALAYLREGNSMQDLDTRLQWNWQDAPAPGPDGAAPEAPERDSFAPQVRESRLFGRTDTPVSGTGAGELTRAAFERTMDEPLPGEPIQVGDDWYVFQLKQRTEATDENFTPEVQSSIREQLLEAKQTEVLRAYVRDLREQARADGQLRVNDAILLYGDETPEEEETEEAPSGDDEPAAEPEEEESTAIPPRRGAGIRA, encoded by the coding sequence ATGCTCGACGTCATCCAGAAGCGCTTCCAGACGGTCATCCTCTCGATCCTCGTCGGACTGTTGAGCGCGACCTTCATCCTCACCTTCGGCGGCCCCAATTCGCAGGGCTGCTCGCTCAACAACCAGGGAGCGTTCGCCGCGCGCGTCCACGGGACGACGATCACCGAAGGTGATTTCCGCGCCGCGTACCAGCTCGTCGGGTTCCAGCGCTTCCCGATCGACCGCGCCCGCACGCTGCGCCTGCGCGAGCTGACGATGGACGGCCTCGTCGAGCGCGAGCTGCTCGCGCACGAGGCGGAGCGCATGGGCTTCACCGCGGACTCGCACGACGTGATGCGCGAGGTCGCGGAGACCGGCGTGATCCTGTCGACGCCGCCCGTCGATGCCCCCGCGGGCTATCCGGGGCCGGAGATCCCGCAGAGCTTCGACGATCGTGACGGCCGCTTCTCCAGCAAGAACATGCGGCGCTTCATCCAGAACTACCTCCGCCGCAGCGTGGAGGAGTTCGAGCGCTGGCAGGTCCGCGAGCGCCTGGCGCAGCAGACGCGCGACGCCGTGCTCGCGACGGTGACGGTGAGCCCGCAGGAAGTGCGCGAGCAGTACCAGCGCGAGACCGATCGCGCGCAGGTCGACTACGTGCGCTTCAGCCCGGTCTACTACCGTGATCGCGTCGAGAGCGGCGACGAGGCGATCCGCGCGTGGATGGCGGAGCACACCGAAGAGGTCGACGCCGAGTACCAGCGCCAGCGCCACCGCTACACCGGCCTCGAGGAGCAGCGCCGCGCCCGCCACATCCTGATCAAGGCGAGCTCCGACGCGCCCGAGGCGGATCGCACGGCGGCGCGTACGCGCGCCGAGGAGCTGCTGCGTCGCGCCCAGGCGGGCGAGGACTTCGCGGCGCTCGCGACCGCGAACAGCGAGGACACCGGCAGCGCGCGTCGCGGCGGTGACCTCGGATGGAACGCGCGCGGCCGCATGGTCGCGCCCTTCGACGAGGCCCAGTTCGCGACCGAGCCGGGATCGATCACCGACCACGTCGTCGAGACGAACTTCGGCTACCACGTGATCAAGGTCGAGGGACGCCGCGAGGGCGACGTGCCCGAGGACGAGGCGAAGCGCGAGCTCGCCGAGACGCTCTACGCACGGTCGCGCGCCGGGGAGCTCGCGCGCGAGCAGGCGGATCGTGCCCTCGCGTACCTGCGCGAAGGAAACTCGATGCAGGACCTCGACACGCGCCTCCAGTGGAACTGGCAGGACGCGCCCGCGCCCGGCCCCGACGGCGCCGCGCCCGAGGCCCCGGAGCGCGACTCGTTCGCGCCGCAGGTCCGCGAGTCGCGCCTCTTCGGCCGCACCGACACGCCGGTCAGCGGCACCGGCGCGGGCGAGCTCACGCGCGCCGCGTTCGAGCGCACCATGGACGAGCCGCTGCCCGGCGAGCCGATCCAGGTGGGCGACGACTGGTACGTCTTCCAGCTCAAGCAGCGCACCGAGGCGACCGACGAGAACTTCACGCCCGAGGTCCAGTCGAGCATCCGCGAGCAGCTGCTCGAGGCGAAGCAGACCGAGGTCCTCCGCGCGTACGTGCGCGATCTGCGCGAGCAGGCGCGCGCCGACGGCCAGCTCCGCGTGAACGACGCGATCCTGCTCTACGGCGACGAGACGCCGGAAGAGGAAGAGACCGAGGAAGCCCCCTCGGGCGACGACGAGCCCGCCGCCGAGCCCGAGGAAGAGGAGTCCACCGCGATCCCGCCCCGCCGCGGCGCGGGCATCCGCGCGTGA
- a CDS encoding response regulator, protein MSDVRVLIVDDHDDTRRMFVEYLAWHGALTLEASSVAEAIVVLERELVHVVVTDVAMPREDGYALLARMDARPGWASIPRIVVSGHSSVLEASERAPRATYLKKPVDLERLLEAIATSAVRAER, encoded by the coding sequence GTGTCCGACGTCCGCGTGCTGATCGTCGACGACCACGACGACACGCGCCGCATGTTCGTCGAGTACCTCGCATGGCACGGCGCGCTGACGCTCGAGGCGAGCAGCGTCGCCGAGGCGATCGTCGTGCTGGAGCGCGAGCTCGTGCACGTCGTCGTGACCGACGTCGCGATGCCGCGCGAGGACGGCTACGCGCTGCTGGCGCGCATGGACGCGCGCCCGGGTTGGGCGAGCATCCCGCGCATCGTCGTGTCGGGGCACAGCTCGGTGCTCGAGGCATCGGAGCGCGCGCCGCGCGCGACGTACCTGAAGAAGCCCGTCGATCTCGAGCGACTGCTCGAGGCGATCGCGACCTCCGCCGTGCGCGCCGAGCGCTAG
- a CDS encoding M16 family metallopeptidase produces MTRRGGLDVRTRTLTNGLPIVVAPLPHLHTATLMVGVRVGSRHETTANAGISHFLEHMLFRGTAEHPTAHEFNLAVEELGGTLHAATRADFTTYELTVPPEHAIEGLAILAEIFGTPSLRNLELEKRIVREEILEGVDEDGRDVDPDDIAHRAVFGVHPLGAKIAGSETSLSKFGEADLRAWHAKHYVARNAVVVAAGAVDPDEITRTAERCFGILASGERQEPSPFTKPTRGPRFTYVDSTGSQTDVRVSLPSVGEKDPLRYATDLLTRVLDDGMSTRLFRTVVEDTGLAYETFGSFDPYEDTGLVVVGAAIEHNKTASLVTTVLDLLVGLRDRPIEPRELAKAKKRALFDLTAVLDDAEGIAEWLVMDRIFELGESLERIAERIDAVTLDDLAAAAQRTIRPDHLQVVAVGVLPESVERETKRIVQAFR; encoded by the coding sequence GTGACGAGGAGAGGCGGGCTCGACGTCCGCACGCGCACGCTGACGAACGGCCTCCCGATCGTCGTCGCGCCGCTCCCGCACCTGCACACCGCGACGCTGATGGTCGGCGTGCGCGTGGGCTCGAGGCACGAGACCACCGCCAACGCGGGGATCTCGCACTTCCTCGAGCACATGCTCTTCCGCGGCACCGCGGAGCACCCGACCGCGCACGAGTTCAACCTCGCGGTCGAGGAGCTCGGCGGCACGCTGCACGCGGCGACGCGCGCCGACTTCACGACCTACGAGCTCACGGTCCCGCCCGAGCACGCGATCGAAGGCCTCGCGATCCTCGCGGAGATCTTCGGCACGCCGAGCCTGCGCAACCTCGAGCTCGAGAAGCGCATCGTGCGCGAGGAGATCCTCGAGGGCGTCGACGAGGACGGGCGCGACGTGGACCCCGACGACATCGCGCACCGCGCGGTGTTCGGGGTGCACCCGCTCGGCGCGAAGATCGCCGGCAGCGAGACCAGCCTCTCGAAATTCGGCGAGGCCGATCTGCGCGCGTGGCACGCGAAGCACTACGTCGCGCGCAACGCGGTGGTGGTCGCGGCCGGCGCGGTCGATCCCGACGAGATCACGCGCACCGCGGAGCGCTGCTTCGGCATCCTCGCGAGCGGCGAGCGCCAGGAGCCCTCGCCGTTCACCAAGCCGACGCGTGGCCCGCGCTTCACCTACGTCGACAGCACCGGCAGCCAGACCGACGTGCGCGTCTCGCTCCCGAGCGTCGGCGAGAAGGACCCGCTGCGCTACGCGACGGATCTGCTGACGCGCGTGCTCGACGACGGGATGAGCACCCGGCTCTTCCGCACGGTCGTCGAGGACACCGGCCTCGCGTACGAGACCTTCGGCTCGTTCGACCCCTACGAGGACACCGGGCTCGTCGTGGTCGGCGCCGCGATCGAGCACAACAAGACCGCGTCGCTCGTGACGACGGTGCTCGATCTGCTGGTCGGCCTGCGTGATCGCCCGATCGAGCCGCGCGAGCTCGCGAAGGCGAAGAAGCGCGCGCTCTTCGATCTGACCGCGGTGCTCGACGATGCCGAGGGCATCGCCGAGTGGCTCGTGATGGATCGGATCTTCGAGCTCGGAGAGTCGCTCGAGCGCATCGCCGAGCGCATCGACGCCGTCACGCTCGACGATCTCGCGGCCGCCGCGCAGCGGACGATCCGTCCCGACCACCTGCAGGTGGTCGCGGTCGGCGTGCTGCCCGAGTCGGTGGAGCGCGAGACCAAGCGGATCGTGCAGGCGTTCCGGTAG